GCATCCGCCCGCGCGGCATGCCCGAGGTGGCGCAGCATCATCGCGCCGGCCCAGATCTGACCGATCGGATTCGCGATCCCCTGGCCGGCGATGTCGGGAGCGGATCCATGCACAGGCTCGAACATCGACGGATACCGGCGCTCGGGGTTCAGATTCGCGCTCGGCGCGATGCCGATCGAGCCGACGGCTCCGGCGATGAGGTCAGAGAGGATGTCGCCGAACAGGTTCGAGGCGACGATCACGTCGAGGCTCCGCGGAGCGCGCACCGCCCGCGCCGCGAGCGCGTCGATGAGCACCGACTCCACCTGCACGCCGGACTCTGACGCGACGACCTCGGCGACGATCTCGTCCCAGAACGGCATCGTGTGGATGATGCCATTCGACTTCGTGGCCGAGACGAGGCGTCCGGAACGGGACTTGGCGACCTCCACGGCATAGCGGGCGATGCGCTCGACGCCGTGGCGCGTGAAGATCGACTGCTGGTGCGCTGCCTCGAAGGGCGTGCCCTGGTAGCTGCGGCCGCCGACCGCCGAGTACTCCCCCTCGACGTTCTCCCGCACGATGACGGTGTMGATCTCGGGGTCGCCGGCGAGCGAGGAACGCACACCGGTGAACGAGCGCACGGGACGCAGGTTGACGTACTGATCGAACTCGCGCCGGATGGGGATGAGCATGCCCCACAGGGTCTCGACATCGGAGACGTCGGGATGACCGACGGCGCCGAGGAAGACTGCATCCGTCTGGGCCATGGTCTCGAGGGCGTCCACCGGCATCATTCGACCGTGGGTGCGGAAGTAGTCGCTGCCCCAGGGCTGGATGCGCCAATCGAGGTGGATGCCGTGGTCGTTCGTCGCGGCGTCGAGCACGTCCATGGCCACCGGCATCACTTCCAGGCCGATACCGTCGCCGGCCAGTACCGAGATCGCGTGCACACTCATGTCGTCCTCCTCGAGTCAATATTGCAGAATGTCAACAATCTACAACAATGCCGAGAATGCTGGCCATTACTCCGGGTCTCATCGTAGTATTGCCCTACAATTGCTGTCGCGGCGTGGATGTCCTCCTGCCCACCGCCGACGGCCGAGACGAAGGAGAACCATGACTCACGCGAACGACTCCGGCACAGCGCTGTGGAGCGCGCAGGCGCACATGCCGTCCGTCCTCGGCCGACAGATCGTCATCGAACGCGGCGAGGGCAACTACGTCTTCACGGCTGACGGGCGACG
The sequence above is a segment of the Microbacterium sp. Root553 genome. Coding sequences within it:
- a CDS encoding isocitrate/isopropylmalate dehydrogenase family protein is translated as MSVHAISVLAGDGIGLEVMPVAMDVLDAATNDHGIHLDWRIQPWGSDYFRTHGRMMPVDALETMAQTDAVFLGAVGHPDVSDVETLWGMLIPIRREFDQYVNLRPVRSFTGVRSSLAGDPEIXTVIVRENVEGEYSAVGGRSYQGTPFEAAHQQSIFTRHGVERIARYAVEVAKSRSGRLVSATKSNGIIHTMPFWDEIVAEVVASESGVQVESVLIDALAARAVRAPRSLDVIVASNLFGDILSDLIAGAVGSIGIAPSANLNPERRYPSMFEPVHGSAPDIAGQGIANPIGQIWAGAMMLRHLGHAARADAVERAFTAVIERGDVTADLGGTLTTAEVGAAVVSELALV